From one Lycium barbarum isolate Lr01 chromosome 6, ASM1917538v2, whole genome shotgun sequence genomic stretch:
- the LOC132645239 gene encoding uncharacterized protein LOC132645239 isoform X5: MSQNLLKTPLWYISTKSWKVVLPKLLSNWRQWSHAKGCIQSDQRCRREGLNTPGKIHYEATGPEIWKCTGGKVDIFIAGIGTAGTVTGAGRFLKEKIPEIKVRLFVSGKMEEVVSGMLTKKRR; encoded by the exons ATGTCACAGAA CTTATTGAAAACACCCCTATGGTATATCTCAACAAAATCGTGGAAGGTTGTTCTGCCCAAATTGCTGTCAAATTGGAGACAATGGAGCCATGCAAAA GGTTGCATTCAGTCTGATCAGAGATGCAGAAGAGAGGGCCTGAATACCCCAGGAAAG ATCCATTATGAAGCAACTGGACCAGAAATATGGAAGTGTACCGGAGGGAAAGTTGACATTTTTATTGCTGGGATTGGGACTGCAGGCACAGTGACAGGAGCTGGAAGGTTTCTCAAGGAGAAGATTCCAGAAATAAAGGTTAGGTTATTTGTGAGTGGCAAGATGGAAGAAGTGGTATCAGGAATGTTGACAAAAAAGAGAAGATAA
- the LOC132645239 gene encoding uncharacterized protein LOC132645239 isoform X4 — translation MEEKSEITKDVTERSLLKTPLWYISTKSWKVVLPKLLSNWRQWSHAKGCIQSDQRCRREGLNTPGKIHYEATGPEIWKCTGGKVDIFIAGIGTAGTVTGAGRFLKEKIPEIKVRLFVSGKMEEVVSGMLTKKRR, via the exons ATGGAAGAGAAGAGTGAGATCACGAAAGATGTCACAGAA CGTAGCTTATTGAAAACACCCCTATGGTATATCTCAACAAAATCGTGGAAGGTTGTTCTGCCCAAATTGCTGTCAAATTGGAGACAATGGAGCCATGCAAAA GGTTGCATTCAGTCTGATCAGAGATGCAGAAGAGAGGGCCTGAATACCCCAGGAAAG ATCCATTATGAAGCAACTGGACCAGAAATATGGAAGTGTACCGGAGGGAAAGTTGACATTTTTATTGCTGGGATTGGGACTGCAGGCACAGTGACAGGAGCTGGAAGGTTTCTCAAGGAGAAGATTCCAGAAATAAAGGTTAGGTTATTTGTGAGTGGCAAGATGGAAGAAGTGGTATCAGGAATGTTGACAAAAAAGAGAAGATAA
- the LOC132645239 gene encoding uncharacterized protein LOC132645239 isoform X1, producing the protein MEEKSEITKDVTEVVHFLRSFLVLFTSSFFSASNHLILLSSQRSLLKTPLWYISTKSWKVVLPKLLSNWRQWSHAKGCIQSDQRCRREGLNTPGKIHYEATGPEIWKCTGGKVDIFIAGIGTAGTVTGAGRFLKEKIPEIKVRLFVSGKMEEVVSGMLTKKRR; encoded by the exons ATGGAAGAGAAGAGTGAGATCACGAAAGATGTCACAGAAGTAGTTCACTTCCTCAGATCTTTCTTGGTACTCTTTACATCTTCCTTTTTTTCAGCATCGAATCATCTCATTTTGTTATCTTCACAGCGTAGCTTATTGAAAACACCCCTATGGTATATCTCAACAAAATCGTGGAAGGTTGTTCTGCCCAAATTGCTGTCAAATTGGAGACAATGGAGCCATGCAAAA GGTTGCATTCAGTCTGATCAGAGATGCAGAAGAGAGGGCCTGAATACCCCAGGAAAG ATCCATTATGAAGCAACTGGACCAGAAATATGGAAGTGTACCGGAGGGAAAGTTGACATTTTTATTGCTGGGATTGGGACTGCAGGCACAGTGACAGGAGCTGGAAGGTTTCTCAAGGAGAAGATTCCAGAAATAAAGGTTAGGTTATTTGTGAGTGGCAAGATGGAAGAAGTGGTATCAGGAATGTTGACAAAAAAGAGAAGATAA
- the LOC132645239 gene encoding uncharacterized protein LOC132645239 isoform X3 gives MEEKSEITKDVTEVVHFLRSFLVLFTSSFFSASNHLILLSSQRSLLKTPLWYISTKSWKVVLPKLLSNWRQWSHAKGCIQSDQRCRREGLNTPGKVGEVCVRINIRRKKEHIEEILYDSKHSDRSWKVSQGEDSRNKG, from the exons ATGGAAGAGAAGAGTGAGATCACGAAAGATGTCACAGAAGTAGTTCACTTCCTCAGATCTTTCTTGGTACTCTTTACATCTTCCTTTTTTTCAGCATCGAATCATCTCATTTTGTTATCTTCACAGCGTAGCTTATTGAAAACACCCCTATGGTATATCTCAACAAAATCGTGGAAGGTTGTTCTGCCCAAATTGCTGTCAAATTGGAGACAATGGAGCCATGCAAAA GGTTGCATTCAGTCTGATCAGAGATGCAGAAGAGAGGGCCTGAATACCCCAGGAAAGGTTGGTGAAGTTTGTGTGAGAATTAATATCAGGAGGAAAAAGGAACACATTGAAGAGATATTATATGATTCCAA GCACAGTGACAGGAGCTGGAAGGTTTCTCAAGGAGAAGATTCCAGAAATAAAGGTTAG
- the LOC132645239 gene encoding uncharacterized protein LOC132645239 isoform X2, with product MEEKSEITKDVTEVVHFLRSFLVLFTSSFFSASNHLILLSSQRSLLKTPLWYISTKSWKVVLPKLLSNWRQWSHAKGCIQSDQRCRREGLNTPGKVGEVCVRINIRRKKEHIEEILYDSKSIMKQLDQKYGSVPEGKLTFLLLGLGLQAQ from the exons ATGGAAGAGAAGAGTGAGATCACGAAAGATGTCACAGAAGTAGTTCACTTCCTCAGATCTTTCTTGGTACTCTTTACATCTTCCTTTTTTTCAGCATCGAATCATCTCATTTTGTTATCTTCACAGCGTAGCTTATTGAAAACACCCCTATGGTATATCTCAACAAAATCGTGGAAGGTTGTTCTGCCCAAATTGCTGTCAAATTGGAGACAATGGAGCCATGCAAAA GGTTGCATTCAGTCTGATCAGAGATGCAGAAGAGAGGGCCTGAATACCCCAGGAAAGGTTGGTGAAGTTTGTGTGAGAATTAATATCAGGAGGAAAAAGGAACACATTGAAGAGATATTATATGATTCCAA ATCCATTATGAAGCAACTGGACCAGAAATATGGAAGTGTACCGGAGGGAAAGTTGACATTTTTATTGCTGGGATTGGGACTGCAGGCACAGTGA